A portion of the Barnesiella propionica genome contains these proteins:
- the recG gene encoding ATP-dependent DNA helicase RecG gives MPDIAYIDIKYLPGVGPKKADLLNKELGIYSYRDMLYYFPYKYIDRSKTYRIKEIDGNMPYIQLRGRILAYSTQGEGARRRLTATFSDGTGTVELVWFKGIRFITDKYKPGNEYTLFGKPTLFNGKINIAHPELDHVDDILDRNTGLQGYYTTTEKMKNNFLNSKGLQKIIYNLWNSLQGPLEESLSDEVINRARLIGINDAIRNIHFPLSVDKLRLAEFRLKFEELFYLQLHILRYTQLRSRKLGGFVFKHIGDYFNSFYHDVLPFELTEAQKRVIREIRSDVGSGRQMNRLLQGDVGSGKTLVALMCMLMALDNGFQACLMAPTEILATQHYETIRQLTEPIGIRTGLLTGSTRKKERETLLNELLTGEIHLLIGTHALIEDTVNFSNLGMVIIDEQHRFGVAQRAKLWKKNKIPPHVLVMTATPIPRTLAMTVYGDLDVSVIDELPPGRKPVQTLLQYDNKRSTLYTSLRRQIELGRQIYIVYPLIQESEKSDLKNLNDGYNHIREVFPEYKVCMVHGKMKPAEKDTEMQKFASGEAQIMVATTVIEVGVNVPNASVMVIENAERFGLSQLHQLRGRVGRGADQSYCILMTSYKITQDTRKRLEIMAETNDGFRISEADLQMRGPGDMEGTQQSGIAFNLKIANIAKDGQILQLARDMAREIIENDPYLEQPQHYILKKELNRLFAKQVNWSQIS, from the coding sequence ATGCCGGATATAGCTTACATAGACATAAAATACCTACCGGGAGTAGGACCTAAAAAAGCAGACCTTCTCAACAAGGAGTTAGGAATATACTCTTACCGGGATATGCTGTATTATTTCCCGTACAAATACATCGACCGCAGTAAAACATACCGTATAAAGGAAATAGACGGCAATATGCCCTATATACAACTGCGGGGACGAATACTGGCTTACAGCACCCAAGGAGAAGGAGCCAGACGCAGGCTCACGGCAACATTCAGCGATGGAACCGGAACAGTGGAACTCGTATGGTTCAAAGGGATACGGTTCATTACTGACAAATATAAACCCGGCAACGAATATACCCTCTTTGGCAAGCCGACCTTGTTCAACGGAAAGATAAACATCGCCCATCCCGAACTGGATCATGTGGACGATATACTGGACCGTAATACCGGGCTACAGGGATACTACACCACTACCGAGAAAATGAAAAATAATTTTCTCAACTCCAAAGGACTTCAAAAAATAATCTACAATCTATGGAACAGCCTGCAAGGTCCTCTTGAGGAAAGTCTTTCGGATGAAGTCATAAATAGAGCCCGGCTCATAGGAATAAACGACGCCATACGCAACATTCACTTTCCGCTATCGGTAGATAAGCTGAGACTAGCAGAATTCAGGCTTAAATTCGAAGAGTTGTTCTATCTGCAATTGCATATTCTCCGCTACACACAATTAAGAAGCCGGAAATTAGGAGGTTTTGTATTCAAGCACATAGGAGATTACTTCAACAGCTTCTACCATGACGTCCTACCCTTCGAACTGACCGAAGCACAAAAACGGGTTATCAGAGAGATACGAAGCGACGTAGGAAGCGGAAGGCAAATGAACCGGTTGTTGCAAGGAGACGTAGGAAGCGGTAAAACACTGGTTGCCTTGATGTGCATGCTTATGGCTCTGGATAACGGATTTCAGGCCTGTCTTATGGCTCCTACCGAAATACTGGCTACCCAGCACTATGAGACGATAAGACAGCTAACGGAGCCGATAGGGATACGTACGGGATTATTGACCGGATCGACTCGAAAAAAAGAGAGGGAAACACTCCTGAACGAACTGCTTACCGGAGAAATACATCTTCTTATCGGAACTCATGCTTTAATTGAAGATACCGTCAATTTTTCAAATCTGGGTATGGTGATCATAGACGAGCAGCATCGTTTCGGAGTTGCGCAACGGGCCAAATTATGGAAAAAAAACAAAATCCCCCCTCACGTACTGGTCATGACGGCCACTCCTATTCCACGCACTCTGGCTATGACTGTATACGGAGATCTCGATGTGTCCGTTATCGATGAATTACCACCGGGACGTAAACCTGTACAAACCCTTCTACAATACGATAATAAGCGCTCAACCCTTTATACATCCCTGCGACGACAAATAGAATTGGGAAGGCAAATCTATATCGTATATCCTCTTATACAGGAAAGTGAAAAATCCGACCTAAAAAACCTGAATGACGGTTACAATCATATCCGGGAAGTTTTTCCCGAATACAAAGTATGTATGGTACACGGCAAGATGAAGCCGGCGGAAAAAGATACGGAAATGCAGAAATTTGCCTCCGGAGAAGCACAGATCATGGTAGCCACTACTGTAATAGAAGTCGGTGTGAACGTGCCGAATGCGTCTGTCATGGTTATCGAGAATGCCGAGCGTTTCGGGCTGTCCCAGTTACATCAGCTAAGGGGACGGGTAGGACGGGGAGCAGACCAATCTTACTGTATATTAATGACCTCTTATAAAATCACTCAGGACACCAGAAAAAGACTGGAAATCATGGCAGAGACAAATGACGGGTTCCGCATATCCGAAGCCGACCTGCAGATGAGGGGACCCGGCGATATGGAAGGAACGCAACAAAGCGGAATCGCATTCAACCTTAAAATCGCCAATATTGCCAAAGACGGCCAGATATTACAGCTCGCCAGAGATATGGCAAGAGAAATTATTGAAAACGATCCGTATCTGGAACAACCCCAACATTATATTTTAAAAAAAGAATTGAACAGGTTGTTTGCAAAGCAAGTGAATTGGAGTCAAATCAGTTGA
- a CDS encoding 2-C-methyl-D-erythritol 4-phosphate cytidylyltransferase produces MEKYVIIVAGGKGTRMGKEIPKQFLPVGGKAVLMHTISAFYGYDRNIRIILVLPEEQQSYWNELCKQHSFDIPHEIVSGGNSRFQSVKNGLHRAGSHGLIAVHDGVRPFVSRNVIDAAFRTAESEGSAVPVLKMTDSIREITEDNKNIAKDRDRYVSVQTPQTFRADILQEAYNREYNERFTDDASVVEAAGYPVSLIESNRENIKITVPFDLQIAEIIAKECRI; encoded by the coding sequence ATGGAAAAATACGTAATAATAGTTGCAGGAGGGAAAGGTACGCGCATGGGAAAAGAGATACCCAAGCAATTCCTCCCGGTTGGCGGGAAAGCCGTGCTTATGCATACGATCTCTGCTTTTTACGGGTATGATCGAAATATACGTATTATTCTCGTATTGCCGGAAGAACAACAAAGTTACTGGAATGAACTATGCAAACAACATTCATTCGATATTCCCCATGAGATAGTTTCAGGGGGAAACAGCCGGTTCCAGTCTGTAAAAAACGGTTTACACCGGGCCGGTTCCCACGGACTTATCGCCGTTCATGACGGAGTGCGCCCTTTCGTTTCCCGCAATGTCATAGATGCCGCATTCCGCACGGCAGAATCGGAAGGCTCCGCCGTTCCCGTATTAAAAATGACCGATTCCATACGTGAGATCACAGAAGATAACAAAAATATCGCAAAAGACAGAGACCGTTACGTATCGGTGCAAACTCCACAGACTTTCCGGGCCGATATACTACAAGAAGCATATAACAGGGAATATAATGAGAGATTTACCGATGACGCATCGGTTGTGGAAGCTGCAGGTTATCCCGTCTCCCTGATCGAAAGTAATCGCGAAAATATAAAAATAACAGTACCTTTTGATTTGCAAATAGCGGAAATAATAGCTAAAGAATGCCGGATATAG
- a CDS encoding DJ-1/PfpI family protein, which produces MTKQVAVLAVNPVNGFGLFQYLETFFEKGISYKVFAVSDTKNILTNSKIPLQADDTVGNLKGHADEYNALIFACGDAVPVFQNHADKTYNQDMLAVIKEFAEKNKILAGHCAAALIFEIAGVTEGCKLSIHPLAKPAIQKGIATGKEAMVDGNLYTAQSEHTISVLMPELLDALK; this is translated from the coding sequence ATGACAAAACAAGTAGCAGTATTGGCCGTTAATCCGGTAAATGGTTTCGGTCTGTTTCAATATCTGGAAACATTTTTTGAAAAAGGTATCTCTTACAAAGTATTCGCCGTGTCAGATACAAAAAACATCCTGACAAATTCAAAAATACCATTGCAGGCAGACGATACCGTCGGCAATCTGAAAGGACATGCGGACGAATACAATGCTTTGATCTTCGCATGTGGCGATGCTGTTCCTGTTTTTCAAAACCACGCCGACAAAACTTACAATCAGGATATGCTTGCAGTTATCAAAGAATTCGCCGAAAAAAATAAAATACTGGCGGGACATTGCGCGGCAGCTTTGATTTTCGAGATAGCCGGTGTGACCGAAGGGTGTAAACTATCCATACACCCCCTTGCAAAACCGGCCATCCAAAAAGGCATAGCTACCGGTAAAGAAGCAATGGTAGACGGTAACCTCTACACGGCACAAAGTGAACATACGATTTCAGTATTAATGCCCGAATTACTGGATGCACTGAAATAA
- a CDS encoding winged helix-turn-helix transcriptional regulator, whose translation MKNFHSSGICPIRDVLSRLGSKWAMLVLVTLNANGVMRFGDIQKSIGDISQRMLTVTLRMLESDGLVSRKVFPEIPPRVEYCLTERGRSLIPYLNHLVEWALANMPVIIERRKTNVADE comes from the coding sequence ATGAAAAATTTTCATTCGTCGGGAATCTGTCCTATAAGGGATGTGCTGAGTCGCTTGGGGAGTAAATGGGCAATGCTCGTATTGGTAACATTGAATGCCAATGGAGTGATGCGTTTTGGTGATATACAGAAAAGTATCGGTGATATATCACAGCGTATGCTTACTGTCACATTAAGAATGCTGGAGTCTGACGGATTGGTAAGCCGTAAAGTATTTCCGGAGATTCCTCCCCGGGTGGAATATTGTTTGACCGAACGCGGACGTAGTCTCATCCCTTATTTGAATCATCTGGTTGAATGGGCTTTGGCGAATATGCCGGTTATTATCGAAAGACGTAAAACAAATGTTGCGGATGAATAG
- a CDS encoding helix-turn-helix domain-containing protein yields MRPQRLTFESVKESIKQKTTENNRTYFGKDFIVVTNNNHLLSHMLLQTNPVTLHYTMLGFVSKGKAVFTVNLLKNHLYQGNIVVLNRETIYQLEECSDNFTFDILILSDELIGILFPEKEPEILDRLSESVIPLNASEMDIAVSLIDTILKILHEHSGNELPAYDIIRAIVRFADNIRQSVNERKEQTLSREQEIFNSFLRLVNMNASKERTISFYADNLCITRNYLSIIISRFSGVTAKKWIERAVIMEAKALLKFSALSISEIAYELSFPNDSFFNKYFKRIVGITPMRYRKS; encoded by the coding sequence ATGCGCCCGCAGCGACTCACATTCGAATCGGTAAAAGAATCGATAAAACAAAAAACAACCGAAAATAATCGTACATACTTTGGCAAAGATTTTATTGTTGTTACCAACAACAATCATCTATTAAGCCATATGCTTTTACAAACCAATCCCGTTACACTACATTACACTATGCTCGGCTTCGTAAGTAAGGGTAAGGCTGTCTTTACTGTCAACCTGCTGAAAAATCACCTGTATCAAGGTAATATTGTAGTGCTAAATCGAGAAACGATATATCAGTTGGAGGAATGTTCCGACAATTTCACTTTCGACATATTAATCTTGTCGGACGAATTAATCGGTATATTGTTCCCTGAAAAAGAACCCGAAATATTAGACCGGCTGTCAGAATCCGTAATTCCTTTAAATGCCTCTGAAATGGACATTGCCGTCTCTTTGATCGATACCATTCTGAAAATTCTCCATGAACACAGCGGTAACGAACTCCCGGCTTACGATATTATCAGGGCAATCGTTCGCTTTGCAGACAACATTCGACAATCCGTAAACGAACGAAAAGAGCAAACTCTCTCGCGCGAGCAAGAAATATTCAACAGCTTTTTGAGACTCGTTAATATGAATGCATCCAAAGAACGGACTATTTCTTTTTATGCCGACAATCTCTGTATAACACGCAACTATCTTAGTATCATTATAAGTCGGTTCAGCGGTGTAACCGCAAAAAAATGGATTGAGCGGGCAGTCATAATGGAGGCGAAAGCCCTGCTCAAATTCAGTGCCTTGTCAATTTCGGAAATAGCTTACGAACTGAGTTTTCCTAATGACAGTTTCTTTAATAAGTATTTTAAAAGAATTGTCGGTATCACCCCTATGCGTTACCGCAAATCATAA
- a CDS encoding HXXEE domain-containing protein, with protein MNFYRRNWYYVGGVIFVALSYYMGFLGIGNMSHIQVILTYSFMAMLVHQFEEYGIPGGFPAIFNIAFWGQKKDVDRYPLNANTAMINNVFMTYPFYILAIIFPSAIWYGLIQVGQGMVQIINHGYWNNKKIGSWYNPGLASVILLHWPIGIYYIWYVTANNMATVSDYIIGFVGSWLTMLVLWLGPVRLLRNRKSKYPFTNEQMYGYAEKKVKDILNS; from the coding sequence ATGAATTTTTATCGTCGCAACTGGTATTATGTAGGAGGTGTCATATTCGTGGCACTATCCTACTATATGGGATTTTTGGGGATAGGTAACATGAGCCATATTCAAGTGATACTTACATATAGTTTTATGGCTATGTTGGTGCACCAATTTGAAGAATACGGCATTCCCGGCGGATTTCCTGCCATATTTAATATCGCATTTTGGGGGCAGAAGAAGGATGTTGACCGTTATCCTTTAAACGCCAATACGGCCATGATTAATAACGTGTTTATGACTTATCCTTTTTATATTCTTGCTATTATTTTCCCGAGTGCTATTTGGTACGGATTGATACAAGTGGGGCAAGGAATGGTGCAGATTATTAATCATGGCTATTGGAATAATAAGAAAATAGGAAGTTGGTATAATCCCGGCCTGGCATCGGTTATACTATTGCACTGGCCAATAGGAATTTATTATATATGGTATGTTACCGCTAACAATATGGCGACTGTAAGCGATTATATTATCGGGTTCGTCGGTTCGTGGTTAACTATGCTTGTCTTGTGGTTAGGGCCTGTAAGATTATTACGCAACAGAAAATCCAAATACCCATTTACAAATGAACAAATGTACGGATATGCGGAAAAAAAAGTGAAGGATATCTTAAATTCTTAA
- a CDS encoding calcium-translocating P-type ATPase, PMCA-type, translating to MDQKKHFTGLTDTQVIKSREIHGANILTPPQKVSMWKLFLEKFKDPIIRILLIAALLSLGISIIHNEYAETIGIFCAIFLATGVAFWFEMDANKKFDILNQVNDDVMVTVVRNGVVTEIPKKDVVVGDIVMIGTGEEIPADGELLEAISLQIDESCLTGELMIDKTTNPAEFDKEATYPSNYVLRGTKVLDGHGIMEVKEVGDQTQYGKVAEKSTEINEEETPLNIQLNGLAKFISVIGFSLAILTFLTLFIKDILFTDYLYFKSHLGQFYLLGSAIAGTAVALSKVWVPIFYDALSLLKIHRDIPRRVEKGGWMQWLLWGVLTFVVLCIPAYFAGINPIEASSWVNIDIAMKVLKYFMVAVTLIVVAVPEGLPMSVTLSLALSMRRMLKTNNLVRKMHACETMGAATVICTDKTGTLTQNQMQVHKTNFYSLPADNQIPGSNETGNLIKEGISVNSTAFLNHSEEQVKSLGNPTEAALLLWLFRNGIPYDPLRNNAQILEQLTFTTERKYMATLVQSPLLHKKVLYVKGAPEIVLSKCKTIRMADGELPVSEYKAAIEKQLFDYQNMAMRTLGFAYKFVDDNETGKIQELVESGLTFLGITAISDPVREDVPEAVAECLNAGIQVKIVTGDTPGTAREIGRQIGIWNVSDTDENIITGVEFEALSDNVALERVRKLKIMCRARPTDKQRLVQLLQQTGEIVAVTGDGTNDAPALNHAHIGLSMGSGTSVAKEASDITLLDDSFKSIATAVMWGRSLYKNIQRFLLFQLTINVAALLIVFIGSIIGTELPLTVTQMLWVNLIMDTFAAAALASLPPNKDVMKEKPRKNSDFIITPVMRNNILFVGISFVLILIGYMIYSTWYDADKIFSPYELTCFFTIFVMLQVWNLFNAKAFGSGKSAFNDLNHDGAFLLVALLIIIGQILIVTFGGEVFRTVPLDIKTWAIIIGSTSMVLWIGELIRLFKRK from the coding sequence ATGGACCAAAAAAAGCATTTTACCGGTCTTACCGATACTCAGGTAATAAAAAGCCGGGAAATACACGGGGCAAATATCCTCACCCCTCCACAAAAAGTATCGATGTGGAAACTTTTCCTTGAAAAATTTAAAGACCCCATCATCCGTATCTTACTGATTGCGGCACTTTTATCATTAGGTATCTCCATTATCCATAACGAATACGCAGAAACTATCGGAATATTCTGTGCTATTTTTTTAGCGACCGGAGTCGCATTCTGGTTTGAAATGGATGCTAACAAAAAGTTCGACATTCTTAACCAGGTCAATGACGATGTCATGGTAACTGTAGTACGCAACGGAGTAGTCACCGAAATCCCCAAAAAAGATGTCGTGGTAGGAGACATAGTCATGATAGGCACAGGAGAGGAAATCCCGGCAGACGGAGAACTCCTGGAAGCTATCTCATTGCAAATAGATGAATCTTGCCTGACAGGAGAATTAATGATCGACAAGACTACGAATCCCGCCGAATTCGACAAAGAAGCTACTTACCCTTCCAACTATGTACTTCGGGGAACCAAAGTACTGGACGGGCACGGCATTATGGAAGTAAAAGAAGTGGGAGACCAGACACAATACGGAAAAGTTGCCGAAAAGTCAACCGAAATAAATGAAGAAGAAACTCCTCTGAATATACAATTGAACGGATTGGCAAAATTCATCAGTGTAATCGGTTTTTCTTTAGCCATACTTACCTTCCTTACTTTATTTATCAAAGATATCCTGTTTACGGACTATCTTTATTTCAAAAGTCACTTAGGACAATTTTATCTATTAGGGTCAGCAATTGCCGGAACGGCCGTAGCCTTGTCCAAAGTATGGGTTCCCATCTTTTACGATGCTCTGTCCCTTTTGAAAATACACAGGGATATTCCCCGGCGCGTAGAAAAAGGAGGTTGGATGCAATGGTTGTTATGGGGCGTGCTTACATTTGTAGTACTATGTATTCCTGCATATTTTGCCGGGATAAACCCGATAGAAGCCTCTTCATGGGTCAATATAGATATAGCAATGAAGGTCCTGAAGTATTTCATGGTAGCGGTTACACTCATAGTAGTGGCTGTACCGGAAGGATTGCCCATGAGCGTAACACTGAGTCTGGCACTCAGTATGAGACGCATGCTCAAAACCAACAATCTGGTACGTAAAATGCACGCCTGCGAAACAATGGGAGCCGCCACTGTTATTTGTACGGACAAAACCGGAACACTCACTCAAAACCAGATGCAGGTTCACAAAACTAATTTTTACAGTTTACCGGCAGACAATCAGATTCCCGGCTCCAATGAAACCGGAAACCTGATAAAAGAAGGCATATCGGTCAACTCAACAGCCTTCCTCAACCATTCCGAAGAACAAGTAAAATCTCTGGGAAACCCTACTGAAGCCGCACTCCTGTTATGGTTATTTCGTAACGGGATTCCATACGATCCTTTAAGGAACAATGCCCAAATACTGGAGCAACTTACATTCACGACAGAACGTAAATATATGGCGACACTGGTACAATCACCCCTGCTCCATAAAAAAGTGCTGTACGTAAAAGGGGCTCCTGAAATCGTCCTCTCCAAATGTAAAACCATTCGCATGGCAGACGGAGAACTCCCTGTTTCGGAATACAAGGCGGCCATCGAAAAACAATTGTTCGATTATCAGAATATGGCTATGAGAACATTAGGGTTCGCTTATAAATTCGTAGATGACAACGAAACCGGGAAAATTCAGGAATTGGTCGAAAGCGGACTGACATTCCTAGGTATTACAGCCATATCGGATCCGGTGCGTGAAGATGTTCCCGAAGCCGTAGCAGAATGCCTTAACGCCGGAATACAGGTAAAAATAGTTACGGGCGATACCCCCGGAACAGCCAGAGAGATAGGTAGACAAATAGGAATATGGAATGTAAGCGACACTGATGAAAACATCATTACCGGAGTCGAATTCGAGGCGTTGTCGGATAATGTCGCCCTCGAGAGAGTCCGGAAATTAAAAATCATGTGCCGGGCTCGTCCTACGGACAAACAACGGTTGGTACAACTTTTACAACAAACAGGTGAGATCGTCGCAGTAACAGGAGACGGAACCAATGATGCCCCGGCCCTGAATCATGCCCACATAGGACTTTCAATGGGAAGCGGTACATCCGTAGCCAAAGAAGCGAGCGATATTACATTACTTGACGATTCGTTCAAAAGTATCGCAACCGCAGTTATGTGGGGACGTTCTTTATACAAAAACATCCAGCGGTTCCTGCTATTTCAGCTGACAATAAACGTAGCTGCTTTGCTTATCGTATTTATCGGTTCCATAATAGGAACAGAATTACCATTGACCGTAACGCAAATGTTGTGGGTAAACCTGATTATGGATACATTTGCGGCCGCCGCCCTGGCCTCTCTGCCGCCTAACAAAGACGTAATGAAAGAAAAGCCTCGTAAAAACAGCGACTTTATCATTACTCCGGTCATGCGCAATAATATCTTATTCGTTGGAATCTCGTTCGTATTGATCTTGATAGGTTACATGATATATAGTACCTGGTATGATGCCGATAAAATTTTCAGTCCGTACGAACTTACCTGCTTCTTTACTATATTTGTCATGCTACAGGTGTGGAACCTGTTTAACGCAAAAGCATTCGGCTCCGGAAAATCCGCATTTAACGACCTGAATCACGACGGAGCGTTCTTACTGGTAGCTTTATTAATTATTATCGGACAAATCCTGATAGTCACGTTCGGAGGAGAAGTATTTCGTACAGTACCGCTTGACATTAAGACATGGGCCATAATCATAGGAAGTACTTCCATGGTATTGTGGATTGGAGAATTGATCCGGCTTTTTAAACGTAAATAA
- a CDS encoding UDP-2,3-diacylglucosamine diphosphatase gives MAKKTYFLSDLHLGASYLKNPRENERRIVRFLDSIKEDAKTIYLLGDILDYWYEYKTVVPRGYTRFFGKIAELTDRGIEIHWFIGNHDIWIFDYLPSELGVIVHDGTVITEIEGKTFFLSHGDNVGKRDWTFKLIRNIFRNKTCQKLYASIHPRWTIPFAHKWSSHSRKAGDPETTAYQGENNEYLVRFAKSYLKEHSINYFIFGHRHILLDLMLNRESRIVILGDWINYFSYAVLENGELIIDCFTQENAN, from the coding sequence ATGGCTAAGAAAACATATTTTTTATCGGACCTTCATCTGGGAGCATCTTATCTGAAAAATCCCCGGGAAAACGAACGTAGGATCGTACGCTTTCTGGACAGTATCAAAGAGGATGCGAAAACTATTTATTTATTGGGAGACATACTCGATTACTGGTATGAGTATAAAACAGTTGTGCCCCGAGGATATACCCGTTTTTTTGGCAAAATAGCAGAGCTCACCGACCGGGGAATAGAGATACATTGGTTCATAGGCAACCATGATATCTGGATATTCGATTACCTTCCGTCCGAACTGGGAGTCATCGTACACGACGGCACGGTAATCACCGAAATAGAAGGAAAAACATTTTTCCTGTCACACGGCGATAACGTAGGAAAAAGAGACTGGACATTCAAACTCATCAGAAATATTTTCCGCAACAAAACCTGCCAGAAATTATACGCCTCCATACATCCAAGATGGACAATTCCCTTCGCCCACAAATGGTCTTCACACAGCAGAAAAGCCGGAGACCCGGAAACAACAGCTTATCAGGGAGAAAATAACGAATATCTGGTTCGATTCGCCAAATCATATCTAAAAGAACATTCCATAAATTATTTTATATTCGGGCATAGGCATATTCTCCTCGACCTGATGCTGAACCGGGAAAGCCGTATCGTCATATTGGGTGATTGGATCAATTATTTTTCATACGCCGTATTAGAAAATGGAGAATTAATTATCGATTGTTTTACCCAAGAAAATGCAAATTGA
- a CDS encoding metal-sulfur cluster assembly factor produces MDSKELTVEEKIVQMLKTVYDPEIPVNVFDLGLIYKVDVEDGNVKIDMTLTAPNCPAADFIVEDVRMKVESIDEVKSVDIQLVFEPEWDKDMMSEEAKLELGFL; encoded by the coding sequence ATGGATAGTAAAGAACTTACAGTAGAAGAAAAAATAGTACAAATGCTGAAAACAGTATATGATCCCGAAATCCCGGTAAACGTTTTCGACCTCGGACTCATATATAAAGTAGACGTTGAAGACGGCAATGTTAAAATAGATATGACGCTTACCGCCCCTAATTGTCCGGCGGCAGATTTTATCGTTGAAGACGTTCGCATGAAAGTAGAAAGTATCGACGAGGTAAAAAGTGTGGATATACAGTTGGTCTTCGAGCCAGAATGGGACAAAGATATGATGAGCGAAGAAGCCAAACTTGAGTTAGGTTTTCTTTAA
- a CDS encoding porin family protein: protein MKKLAVCLMLVTAFMMAVPASAQFRFGIKAGANISKMSFSTDILKSDNITSFTGGVMAEFMVPVVGFGVDASLMYTRKGSKINLGTLTDAAEEAFGHKTQHLDYIDIPINLKYKLGIPAVGNIVKPYIYAGPSFGFLVGNNIKEQYKEKDFDLTINLGLGLELFKKVQVAAQYGWGVTEAVKYPSINDVKAKNRSWTITAAYLF, encoded by the coding sequence ATGAAAAAACTTGCTGTTTGTTTAATGTTAGTTACAGCCTTTATGATGGCTGTGCCTGCTTCTGCCCAATTTAGATTTGGTATTAAAGCCGGTGCTAATATTTCTAAAATGTCATTCAGTACGGATATTTTGAAATCCGATAATATTACCAGTTTTACCGGTGGGGTTATGGCAGAATTTATGGTACCTGTCGTGGGATTTGGTGTCGATGCTTCTTTGATGTATACCCGGAAAGGTTCCAAAATAAATTTGGGAACATTGACCGATGCAGCGGAGGAGGCTTTCGGACATAAGACCCAGCATCTGGATTATATTGATATTCCTATTAATTTAAAATATAAACTGGGTATACCTGCCGTAGGTAATATTGTTAAACCGTATATATATGCGGGGCCCAGTTTTGGTTTTTTGGTAGGAAATAATATAAAAGAACAGTATAAAGAAAAGGATTTTGATTTGACGATTAATCTCGGTCTGGGGTTGGAATTATTTAAGAAAGTGCAAGTTGCGGCTCAATATGGCTGGGGTGTAACAGAAGCTGTTAAATATCCGTCGATTAATGATGTGAAGGCTAAAAACCGTTCCTGGACGATTACAGCTGCTTATCTGTTCTAA